In one window of Streptomyces sp. FXJ1.172 DNA:
- a CDS encoding 30S ribosomal protein bS22: MGSVIKKRRKRMAKKKHRKLLKRTRVQRRNKK; the protein is encoded by the coding sequence GTGGGCTCTGTTATCAAGAAGCGGCGCAAGCGGATGGCCAAGAAGAAGCACCGCAAGCTGCTCAAGCGCACGCGCGTTCAGCGTCGCAACAAGAAGTAA